A region of Saccharomyces mikatae IFO 1815 strain IFO1815 genome assembly, chromosome: 12 DNA encodes the following proteins:
- the SMKI12G1110 gene encoding uncharacterized protein (similar to Saccharomyces cerevisiae YLR036C): MEKAKDRDLGVTIHQDEIPKSNFFLFIEKSTKVAVVLCCAIIFMTPSLSNLIDKYPKVIILECTNMALQLVTILLLLVLVFLLWKNGLLKRIKKNPERCSKIICSCCADRKKHPTWFQLKYLLLLLALFAFNQFSLTKIQRFFEADQTVDIVRLSQLFEYQLGFVVSLVLFYFFYRKLTLHSGSVEVEFNVNEAETVSGIAETLSV; encoded by the coding sequence AtggaaaaagcaaaagataGAGATCTTGGTGTCACTATACACCAAGATGAGATCCCAaaatccaatttttttttatttatcgAAAAGTCAACCAAAGTTGCTGTTGTCCTTTGTTGTGCAATAATTTTCATGACACCATCATTATCCAATTTGATTGACAAGTATCCAAAAGTTATCATCTTAGAATGCACAAATATGGCATTACAATTAGTGACAATTTTACTTCTGTTGGTgcttgttttcttattatGGAAGAACGGACTTCTTAAAAGAATTAAGAAAAACCCGGAAAGATGTTCGAAGATAATATGCTCCTGTTGTGCTGATAGAAAGAAGCATCCTACATGGTTCCAACTAAAGTATTTACTGCTACTCCTCGCACTGTTTGCTTTCAATCAGTTTTCGCTCACCAAAATTCAGAGGTTTTTCGAAGCTGACCAAACCGTTGACATAGTTCGATTATCACAGCTATTTGAATATCAGCTTGGTTTCGTGGTTAGTTTAGTCTTattctactttttttacaGGAAGTTAACTTTACATAGTGGATCCGTTGAAGTGGAATTCAATGTCAATGAAGCAGAGACGGTGTCTGGAATTGCAGAGACTTTATCGGTTTGA